A window from Mya arenaria isolate MELC-2E11 chromosome 9, ASM2691426v1 encodes these proteins:
- the LOC128203380 gene encoding fucolectin-1-like: protein MSFEIMSARVIVTIFGLNTLLSINCQSFFSVLNFHSELVAPLNGNISTMYYVGVSFTYCKTMFEETNNSYNVMNYKRLYTLCEIHGNTGANGETTLDSDALGSVTIFKYRTESGNLALDKHAKQSSQSAQDSASVAGLAVDGDKTTDYHKKINDSVWIFHCSHTAKNTTGQWWMVDLEDMFQVSDIVVWGRVDCCWDDKIKGLMAAVGVGVTGMQPCGEPIQGPSSENPFNFTCTPSLIGRFVKIYRDDSMPISLCEVEIYS from the exons ATGTCATTTGAAATCATGTCGGCAAGAGTCATCGTAACGATATTCGGATTAAATACACTATTATCAATAAATTGTCAATCTTTCTTCTCAGTTTTAAACTTCCATAGTGAGTTGGTTGCACCATTAAATGGCAACATTTCCACTATGTATTATGTCGGAGTAAGTTTTACTTATTGCAAAACCATGTTTGAAGAAACAAATAATTCTTATAATGTGATGAATTATAAACGTCTGTACACGTTATGTGAAATACATGGAAATACTGGCGCAAACGGTGAAACTACGCTGGACTCGGATGCTTTGGGATCGGTCACCATCTTTAAATACAGAACAG AAAGCGGAAATTTAGCTTTGGACAAACATGCCAAGCAAAGTTCGCAATCAGCCCAAGACTCAGCCTCAGTTGCAGGGCTGGCGGTCGACGGAGATAAAACTACGGactatcataaaaaaattaacgaCTCTGTATGGATCTTTCACTGCTCGCATACCGCAAAAAATACCACTGGACAATGGTGGATGGTGGATCTTGAGGATATGTTCCAAGTGTCTGATATCGTTGTCTGGGGAAGAGTTGATTGCTGTT GGGATGACAAGATTAAAGGCCTCATGGCTGCCGTTGGTGTAGGGGTGACGGGCATGCAACCATGTGGGGAACCAATCCAAGGCCCGAGCTCAGAAAACCCCTTCAACTTCACATGCACGCCTAGTCTGATTGGAAGGTTTGTGAAAATCTACCGGGATGATTCGATGCCTATTTCCCTTTGTGAAGTGGAAATATACAGCTAA